A single genomic interval of Psychroserpens sp. NJDZ02 harbors:
- a CDS encoding c-type cytochrome, with protein sequence MKQVIHRKLSRNNLRLSLIFLLTFSTSLFAQEGDAVAGKSLFNANCIACHKLDKKMTGPALRKVESRLAEAEGLDREWLYNWIKNSSGVIKSGDAYANKIYSEFNGAAMSAFPTLTNADIDNILAYTATEPTVVTPPSGDPTVQKGGGSSSSEGGISNKIILGALGVLFALLAGALFLVNKTLRRFADAKGVSLSETSKRTPIWKAFVQNQFLVFITAIGLLLASAYFVYGFLMQVGVNQGYQPIQPIHYSHRIHAGDNGIDCKYCHSSARVSKHSGIPSLNVCMNCHKSIYEVAPETLAEGLAEYGKNYNDEIKKLYSAVGWDDAEQKYTGETHPVKWIQIHKLPDFAYFNHSQHVVVGGVECQTCHGPIEEMEIVSQHAPLTMGWCINCHRETDVKVKDNAYYTKIHEQLSKKYGVENLTAAQMGGLECGKCHY encoded by the coding sequence ATGAAACAGGTGATTCACCGTAAGTTAAGTCGTAACAATCTTCGTTTAAGCTTAATTTTTTTACTAACATTTTCAACCTCACTTTTCGCTCAAGAAGGCGATGCAGTAGCAGGTAAGTCTTTATTTAATGCTAATTGTATAGCATGCCATAAGTTAGATAAAAAAATGACAGGTCCTGCTTTACGTAAAGTAGAGTCTCGATTAGCAGAAGCAGAAGGTTTAGATAGAGAGTGGTTGTATAACTGGATAAAGAACAGTTCAGGGGTAATTAAATCTGGGGATGCTTATGCGAATAAGATTTATTCTGAGTTTAATGGTGCAGCCATGAGTGCTTTTCCTACGTTAACAAATGCCGATATAGATAATATTTTAGCATATACTGCTACGGAGCCAACAGTGGTGACTCCTCCATCGGGAGATCCAACGGTTCAAAAAGGGGGTGGTTCATCTTCTTCTGAGGGTGGTATTTCTAATAAAATAATTTTAGGAGCTTTAGGTGTGTTGTTTGCATTATTGGCAGGGGCTTTATTTTTAGTAAACAAAACCTTACGTCGTTTTGCTGATGCAAAAGGGGTTTCTTTATCGGAAACTTCAAAACGTACACCAATTTGGAAAGCGTTTGTTCAAAATCAATTTTTAGTATTTATAACAGCTATTGGTTTGTTATTAGCTAGTGCGTATTTTGTTTACGGTTTCTTAATGCAAGTTGGGGTTAATCAAGGTTATCAGCCAATTCAACCAATACATTATTCTCATAGAATTCACGCAGGTGATAATGGAATTGATTGTAAGTATTGTCACTCTTCAGCTAGAGTAAGTAAGCATTCAGGAATTCCTTCTTTAAATGTTTGTATGAATTGTCATAAATCTATTTACGAAGTAGCTCCAGAAACATTAGCTGAAGGTTTAGCTGAATATGGTAAGAACTATAATGACGAAATCAAGAAGCTATATAGTGCTGTAGGTTGGGATGATGCAGAACAGAAATATACAGGAGAGACGCATCCCGTAAAGTGGATTCAGATTCATAAATTACCTGACTTTGCATATTTTAATCACTCACAACACGTTGTTGTTGGAGGTGTAGAATGTCAAACATGTCACGGACCTATTGAAGAGATGGAAATAGTATCTCAGCATGCACCATTAACAATGGGTTGGTGTATTAATTGTCACAGAGAAACTGACGTTAAGGTAAAAGATAACGCGTATTATACTAAAATCCATGAGCAATTGTCTAAGAAGTATGGCGTAGAAAACCTTACTGCTGCGCAAATGGGAGGATTAGAATGTGGTAAATGTCATTACTAG
- a CDS encoding TAT-variant-translocated molybdopterin oxidoreductase → MSSNKKYWKSVEELKDSSIVETLKQNEFVQEIPTDEFLGDKDTLEASSTTRRDFLKYVGFSTAAASLAACEGPVVKSIPYVVQPDRIVPGVANYYATTIANGFDFASVLVKTREGRPIKIENNTLAATNGHANARVNASVLDLYDSTRVQGPKKGGKDISWSDFSAETTQSLEALRDSGKQIVLLTQTYASPSTSKLVAEFTEKYGNVNHVVYDAVSESAALDAYQAMYGERGLANYDFSKAMTIVSVGADFLGDWQGGGFDSGYSVKRIPDHGKMSRHIQFESNMSLSGANADKRIPLTPSQQKLALAQLHSLVTGGSVNASDLPAKIKEAVQKAASELIKAGSNGVVVTGIQDVNAQTVVLEINTKLASKAFDYNTPIKTRQGNNKAVQTLISDMKSGKVGAVIMSGVNPMYTLPNANEFAEGLKSTTLSVAFTSKEDETASVVQYIAAAPHYLESWGDVELKKGHFALMQPTIRPLFDTKQFQEVLLKWTGNTSTLNEYIKTNWKENILNGGSYNQALHDGVFVSGLSITEALLEVEAEEVEIEQDEVPAGNSARALADSVTKVGVELTLYSKVGMGDGQQANNPWLQEFPDPITRTSWDNYLTVSKADAEAWNIVNENDSTGALDGSYVTLKVKGSKDLTVPVIIQPGQAKGSVGLAFGYGRTAGLKDEMKTGVNAFTLYNDFNTVQSVSIELATGMHEFACVQLQNTLMGRGDIIKETTLEIFNTYDSQDHKHGWNKIPMVSLNHEETPVTSPEVDLWDEFDRSIGHHFNLSIDLNACTGCGSCVIACHAENNVPVVGKEEIRRSRDMHWLRIDRYYSSEDTFAQDDAKKEGFSGLFGDNGSLGGFGELEDPADNPQVAFQPVMCQHCNHAPCETVCPVAATAHGRQGQNHMAYNRCVGTRYCANNCPYKVRRFNWFLYNGNDEFDYHMNNDLGRMVINPDVTVRSRGVMEKCSMCIQKTQKTILDAKRDGRVIKDGEFQTACSAACGSGAMIFGDINDKESKVAKLYEDDRMYHLLESVGTKPNVQYHTKVRNTKEA, encoded by the coding sequence ATGTCATCAAACAAGAAATACTGGAAAAGTGTTGAGGAGCTAAAAGATAGTTCTATTGTTGAGACGCTAAAACAAAACGAATTTGTTCAAGAGATTCCTACTGATGAGTTCTTAGGTGATAAGGATACATTAGAGGCGTCTTCTACAACACGTCGTGATTTCTTAAAGTATGTTGGTTTTAGTACTGCTGCTGCATCATTGGCAGCGTGTGAAGGACCAGTAGTTAAGTCGATTCCTTACGTAGTACAGCCAGATAGAATTGTTCCTGGTGTTGCTAATTATTATGCAACAACTATAGCTAACGGTTTTGATTTTGCAAGTGTTTTAGTAAAGACTCGTGAAGGTCGTCCAATTAAAATTGAAAACAATACTTTAGCTGCTACCAATGGTCATGCAAATGCTAGAGTTAATGCTTCAGTTTTAGATTTATATGATAGCACAAGAGTACAAGGTCCTAAGAAAGGTGGAAAAGACATTTCTTGGTCTGATTTTAGTGCTGAAACTACTCAGTCTTTAGAGGCTTTGAGGGATTCAGGAAAGCAAATCGTACTATTGACACAAACATATGCAAGTCCTTCAACATCTAAGTTAGTTGCCGAATTTACTGAGAAATATGGTAATGTAAACCACGTGGTTTATGATGCTGTTTCTGAGTCGGCTGCATTAGATGCTTACCAAGCAATGTATGGTGAGAGAGGGTTAGCTAATTATGATTTCTCTAAAGCAATGACTATTGTGTCTGTAGGTGCAGACTTTTTAGGAGATTGGCAAGGTGGAGGATTTGATTCAGGATATTCTGTAAAAAGAATTCCGGATCATGGTAAAATGTCAAGACATATTCAATTTGAATCTAACATGTCATTATCTGGTGCAAACGCAGATAAACGTATACCATTAACCCCATCACAACAAAAATTAGCATTAGCTCAATTACATAGTTTAGTTACAGGTGGTTCAGTAAATGCAAGTGACTTACCAGCAAAAATTAAGGAAGCTGTCCAAAAAGCGGCATCAGAATTAATTAAAGCAGGAAGTAATGGTGTTGTGGTAACCGGTATTCAGGATGTTAATGCACAAACTGTGGTTTTAGAAATAAATACTAAGTTAGCAAGTAAGGCTTTTGACTACAATACACCGATAAAAACACGCCAAGGAAATAATAAGGCGGTACAAACTTTGATTTCTGATATGAAGTCGGGTAAAGTGGGTGCTGTTATTATGAGTGGTGTTAATCCAATGTATACGTTACCAAATGCGAATGAATTTGCAGAAGGTTTAAAAAGCACAACATTATCAGTAGCGTTTACTTCTAAGGAAGACGAGACTGCTTCAGTTGTACAATATATAGCAGCAGCACCCCATTATTTAGAATCATGGGGAGATGTTGAATTAAAGAAAGGTCATTTTGCATTAATGCAACCAACAATAAGACCTTTATTTGATACAAAACAATTTCAAGAGGTGTTATTAAAGTGGACTGGGAATACTAGTACTTTAAATGAATACATTAAGACCAATTGGAAAGAGAATATCCTTAATGGCGGGTCTTATAACCAAGCATTACATGATGGTGTTTTTGTAAGTGGTTTATCTATTACAGAAGCGTTATTAGAAGTAGAGGCGGAAGAAGTGGAGATTGAACAAGATGAAGTTCCTGCAGGGAATTCTGCAAGAGCATTAGCGGATTCTGTTACAAAGGTAGGGGTTGAGTTAACATTATATTCTAAGGTTGGAATGGGAGATGGTCAACAGGCCAATAACCCATGGTTACAAGAGTTTCCAGATCCGATTACTAGAACGTCATGGGATAACTATTTAACAGTATCTAAAGCGGATGCTGAAGCTTGGAACATTGTCAATGAAAATGATTCTACTGGGGCTTTAGACGGGAGTTATGTGACTTTAAAAGTTAAAGGATCTAAAGATTTAACTGTACCGGTAATTATTCAGCCAGGTCAAGCAAAAGGATCTGTAGGGTTAGCATTTGGTTATGGTAGAACAGCTGGTCTTAAGGATGAAATGAAAACGGGAGTTAACGCGTTTACATTATATAACGATTTCAATACTGTTCAAAGTGTATCTATTGAACTTGCAACTGGAATGCATGAATTTGCATGTGTACAGTTACAAAACACGTTAATGGGGCGTGGAGATATTATAAAGGAAACAACATTAGAGATTTTTAATACTTATGATAGTCAAGATCATAAGCATGGGTGGAATAAAATACCAATGGTATCTTTAAACCACGAAGAAACTCCAGTAACGTCTCCTGAAGTTGATTTATGGGATGAATTTGATCGTTCAATTGGACATCATTTTAACTTGTCAATTGATTTAAATGCATGTACAGGATGTGGATCATGTGTTATTGCATGTCACGCAGAAAACAACGTGCCAGTAGTTGGTAAAGAAGAAATTAGACGTAGTCGTGATATGCACTGGTTACGTATTGATAGATATTATTCATCTGAAGATACATTTGCTCAAGATGATGCTAAAAAAGAAGGATTCTCTGGTTTATTTGGAGATAATGGTTCTTTAGGAGGTTTTGGAGAATTAGAAGATCCTGCGGATAATCCACAAGTAGCATTTCAACCAGTAATGTGTCAACATTGTAACCATGCACCTTGTGAAACTGTTTGTCCTGTTGCTGCAACAGCACACGGAAGACAGGGACAGAACCATATGGCTTACAACAGATGTGTTGGTACAAGATATTGTGCAAACAACTGTCCATATAAAGTAAGACGTTTTAACTGGTTCTTATATAATGGAAATGACGAGTTTGATTACCACATGAATAATGATTTAGGTCGTATGGTAATTAATCCTGACGTGACAGTACGTTCTCGTGGTGTAATGGAAAAATGTTCTATGTGTATTCAAAAGACACAAAAAACCATTCTAGACGCTAAACGTGATGGACGTGTTATTAAAGATGGAGAGTTCCAAACAGCTTGTTCTGCTGCCTGTGGTAGTGGTGCAATGATTTTTGGAGATATCAACGATAAAGAAAGTAAAGTTGCAAAACTATACGAAGATGATCGTATGTATCACTTATTAGAAAGTGTTGGTACTAAACCTAATGTTCAGTATCATACTAAAGTAAGAAACACGAAAGAAGCATAA
- a CDS encoding DUF3341 domain-containing protein, with product MEASKVIHAIYNDDDVLMNAVKKVKAAKYHIDEVYTPFPVHGLDKAMGLAPTRLAICAFMYGCVGLAVATLMMNFIMIEDWPQDIGGKPSFSYLENMPAFVPIMFELTVFFAAHLMVITFYLRSKMWPFKNAENPDPRTTDDHFLMEISVVGNQNELQNLLGDTGAVEINIVDKAH from the coding sequence ATGGAAGCTTCAAAAGTAATTCACGCTATTTATAACGATGACGATGTGTTAATGAATGCAGTTAAGAAAGTGAAAGCTGCAAAGTACCACATTGACGAAGTATATACACCTTTTCCAGTTCACGGACTAGATAAGGCAATGGGATTAGCTCCAACACGTTTAGCAATTTGTGCATTTATGTATGGTTGCGTTGGTTTGGCAGTAGCCACTTTAATGATGAATTTTATCATGATTGAAGATTGGCCTCAAGATATTGGTGGTAAACCTAGTTTTAGTTACCTAGAAAACATGCCGGCATTTGTACCGATTATGTTTGAACTTACCGTATTTTTTGCAGCCCATTTAATGGTTATAACATTTTATTTAAGAAGTAAAATGTGGCCTTTTAAAAACGCTGAAAATCCTGATCCAAGAACAACTGATGATCATTTTTTAATGGAAATTTCGGTTGTTGGAAATCAAAATGAATTACAAAATTTATTAGGTGATACGGGAGCAGTAGAGATTAACATAGTAGATAAAGCACATTAA
- the nrfD gene encoding NrfD/PsrC family molybdoenzyme membrane anchor subunit, whose protein sequence is MASHYEAPIRRPLVTGEKSYHDVTVDIAAPVEGKANKQWWIVFSIALVAFLWGIGCIIYTVSTGIGTWGLNRTVNWAWDITNFVWWVGIGHAGTLISAVLLLFRQKWRMAINRSAEAMTIFSVVQAGLFPIIHMGRPWLAYWVLPIPNQFGSLWVNFNSPLLWDVFAISTYLSVSLVFWWTGLLPDFAMLRDRAVKPFQKKIYSLLSFGWTGRAKDWQRFEEVSLVLAGLATPLVLSVHTIVSFDFATSVIPGWHTTIFPPYFVAGAVFSGFAMVNTLLIIMRKVCSLEDYITVQHIELMNIVIMLTGSIVGVAYITELFVAWYSGVEYEQYAFLNRATGPYAWAYWAMMSCNVFSPQFMWFKKLRTSIMFSFAISIVVNIGMWFERFVIIVTSLHRDYLPSSWTMFSPTFVDIGIFIGTIGFFFVLFLLYSRTFPVIAQAEVKTILKSSGDNYKAIRERGDSLVGTGADARTSVVNNKETNNLK, encoded by the coding sequence ATGGCGTCTCATTACGAAGCACCTATTAGAAGACCTTTGGTTACCGGTGAGAAATCTTACCATGATGTAACTGTAGATATCGCAGCTCCTGTAGAAGGTAAGGCTAACAAACAGTGGTGGATTGTATTTTCTATCGCACTTGTAGCTTTTCTTTGGGGAATAGGTTGTATTATTTATACCGTATCAACGGGTATTGGAACTTGGGGATTAAACAGAACAGTAAACTGGGCTTGGGATATTACTAACTTCGTTTGGTGGGTTGGTATTGGTCACGCAGGAACATTAATTTCTGCAGTACTTTTATTATTCCGTCAAAAATGGAGAATGGCAATTAACCGTTCTGCAGAAGCGATGACTATTTTCTCTGTAGTTCAAGCAGGGTTATTTCCAATTATTCACATGGGGCGTCCATGGTTAGCATATTGGGTATTACCAATACCAAACCAATTTGGATCATTATGGGTTAACTTTAACTCACCATTACTTTGGGATGTATTTGCAATTTCAACTTATTTGTCAGTATCATTAGTATTCTGGTGGACAGGTTTATTACCAGATTTTGCGATGTTACGTGATAGAGCTGTTAAGCCTTTTCAAAAGAAAATATATAGCTTATTAAGTTTTGGTTGGACAGGTCGTGCAAAAGATTGGCAACGTTTTGAAGAAGTATCTTTAGTGCTAGCAGGTTTAGCAACACCATTAGTACTATCTGTACATACAATTGTATCTTTTGATTTTGCAACATCTGTTATACCGGGATGGCATACAACAATATTCCCGCCATACTTTGTGGCAGGTGCAGTATTTTCTGGTTTTGCAATGGTAAACACCTTATTAATTATAATGAGAAAGGTATGTAGTCTTGAAGATTATATTACTGTACAACATATTGAGTTAATGAATATCGTTATCATGCTTACAGGGTCAATCGTAGGTGTGGCATATATTACGGAATTATTCGTAGCATGGTATTCTGGTGTAGAGTATGAGCAGTATGCTTTCTTAAACAGAGCAACGGGACCTTATGCATGGGCATACTGGGCAATGATGTCGTGTAACGTGTTTTCACCTCAGTTTATGTGGTTTAAAAAGTTACGTACAAGTATTATGTTCTCTTTCGCTATTTCTATCGTAGTAAATATCGGAATGTGGTTTGAACGTTTTGTAATTATTGTAACATCATTACACAGAGATTACTTACCATCTTCATGGACAATGTTCTCACCAACATTTGTTGATATTGGAATTTTTATCGGAACAATAGGATTCTTCTTTGTACTATTTTTATTGTACTCTCGTACATTCCCAGTTATAGCGCAAGCAGAGGTTAAAACTATATTGAAGTCTTCTGGAGATAATTATAAAGCTATCAGAGAAAGAGGCGATAGTTTAGTAGGAACAGGAGCTGATGCTAGAACGTCAGTAGTGAATAATAAAGAAACTAATAATTTAAAGTAG
- a CDS encoding SPOR domain-containing protein: MKKIQIKTFYLTALITIGFSAVGYSQQGTVILNEDPTIANLLKVKKEINSNEKNSDRYKIQIYSGNLGRAESTKSNFNGSVGKYSSQLVFEAPDYKVWVGSFRSRLEADRALVEVQKKFRDAFIFKPLKEKN, translated from the coding sequence ATGAAGAAAATACAAATAAAAACCTTTTATCTAACTGCCTTAATTACAATTGGTTTTTCGGCTGTAGGCTACTCGCAACAGGGAACAGTAATACTAAATGAAGACCCTACAATTGCCAATTTATTAAAGGTGAAAAAAGAAATAAATAGCAACGAAAAAAACAGTGATAGATATAAAATACAAATCTATTCAGGTAATTTAGGTAGGGCGGAAAGCACCAAATCTAACTTTAATGGTTCTGTAGGCAAATACAGTTCTCAGTTAGTTTTTGAAGCTCCAGACTACAAGGTTTGGGTTGGCAGTTTCAGATCTCGATTAGAAGCTGATCGTGCCCTAGTAGAGGTTCAGAAAAAATTTAGAGATGCTTTTATTTTTAAACCATTAAAAGAAAAAAACTAG
- the infB gene encoding translation initiation factor IF-2 — MAETIRLNKVLRELNISLDRAVEFLDSKGVEVEKRPTTKISEETYSILSNEFQTDANKKMASQEVNEAKNKEKEVLRVKREKELEIKQKAEEAAKAAKAAQLKKDEEVIKASKALSGPKTVGKIDLGTGKKVAKKVEETAESKKDVVKAEKVSVEKETPKVEVKVEAKAKTEEKAKVGAKTTDAPKAKTETKVEAKTETKAAPAKEVAKEETAPQEPVEETLKTKYTKLSGPKIAGEKIDLSQFNKPKKKKEDPKKDDNANKRKRRRISKPGDNNNRSSSGPSRGNDRFKGKRPGGRKATPVVKTEPTEEEVQRQVRETLEKLQGKSSKGKGAKYRREKRDQHREQTEIDQQIEAAESKILKVTEFVTANEIATMMDVPVTQIISACMSLGMMVTMNQRLDAETIAIVAEEFGYKTEFVTADIEVSIEDVVDKPEDLKPRAPIVTVMGHVDHGKTSLLDYIRKENVIAGESGGITQHIGAYGVELDNGQKIAFLDTPGHEAFTAMRARGAQVTDIAIIVAAADDDIMPQTKEAISHAQAAGVPIVFAINKIDKPHANPEKIKEGLAQMNLLVEDWGGKIQSHDISAKVGTGVKELLEKVLLEAELLELKANPNKPAVGTVVEAFLDKGRGYVSTVLVQAGTLRVGDYVLAGKNSGKVKAMQDERGHDVEEAGPSTPVSVLGLDGAPQAGDKFNVFADEREAKQIATKRTQLQREQDVRTTKTLTLAEIGRRIALGTFKELNIILKGDVDGSVEALTDSFQKLSTEEIQVNILHKGVGAITESDVLLATASDAIIIGFNVRPVGNARTIADREEVDIRTYSIIYDAINDLKDAMEGMLSPELKEEITGTAEIREMFKVSKVGTIAGCMVMNGKIFRNSQIRLIREGVVAYTGVLESLKRFKDDVREVSKGYDCGMQIKNYNDINVGDVIEAFHEVEVKKKLK, encoded by the coding sequence ATGGCTGAAACAATAAGATTAAATAAGGTATTACGTGAGCTTAACATCTCTCTTGATCGCGCTGTAGAATTTTTAGATTCTAAGGGTGTAGAGGTTGAGAAGCGCCCGACTACCAAAATTTCAGAAGAAACTTACAGTATTCTTTCAAATGAATTTCAAACTGATGCTAACAAGAAAATGGCATCACAAGAAGTTAATGAAGCAAAGAATAAGGAGAAAGAAGTATTGCGTGTTAAACGCGAAAAGGAACTAGAGATTAAGCAAAAAGCTGAAGAGGCTGCGAAAGCAGCAAAAGCAGCACAGCTTAAAAAAGATGAAGAGGTTATTAAAGCTTCTAAAGCGCTTTCTGGTCCTAAAACTGTCGGTAAGATAGATTTAGGTACGGGTAAAAAAGTGGCTAAGAAGGTCGAGGAAACTGCGGAGTCTAAGAAAGATGTTGTTAAAGCAGAAAAAGTATCTGTAGAAAAAGAAACACCTAAAGTTGAAGTCAAAGTAGAAGCGAAAGCTAAAACTGAAGAGAAGGCTAAAGTAGGTGCTAAAACTACTGATGCTCCGAAAGCAAAAACCGAAACTAAAGTAGAGGCTAAGACGGAAACTAAAGCTGCACCTGCAAAGGAAGTGGCTAAAGAAGAAACTGCCCCTCAAGAACCGGTTGAAGAAACGCTTAAAACAAAATATACAAAACTTTCTGGTCCGAAAATAGCTGGTGAAAAAATTGATTTATCTCAGTTTAATAAGCCTAAGAAAAAGAAAGAAGATCCTAAAAAGGATGATAACGCTAACAAAAGAAAGCGTCGTCGTATTTCTAAGCCTGGAGATAATAACAACAGGTCTAGTTCTGGTCCTTCAAGAGGTAATGATAGGTTTAAAGGAAAAAGACCAGGTGGGCGTAAAGCAACACCAGTTGTTAAGACGGAACCTACTGAAGAGGAAGTACAAAGACAAGTACGTGAAACCTTAGAGAAACTGCAAGGTAAATCTTCAAAAGGGAAAGGTGCAAAATATAGAAGAGAGAAAAGAGATCAACATAGAGAGCAAACAGAAATTGATCAACAAATTGAAGCGGCAGAAAGTAAGATTCTAAAGGTTACTGAGTTTGTTACGGCAAATGAAATAGCAACGATGATGGATGTTCCAGTAACACAAATTATCTCAGCTTGTATGTCTTTAGGTATGATGGTGACAATGAATCAGCGTTTGGATGCTGAAACTATTGCTATTGTTGCAGAAGAATTTGGATATAAAACAGAATTTGTAACGGCAGATATCGAAGTGTCTATTGAAGACGTTGTTGATAAACCAGAAGATTTAAAACCTCGTGCTCCAATTGTTACAGTAATGGGACACGTTGATCATGGTAAAACATCTTTATTAGATTACATACGAAAGGAAAATGTTATTGCAGGAGAATCTGGAGGTATCACACAGCATATTGGTGCCTATGGGGTGGAACTTGATAATGGACAAAAAATAGCATTCTTAGATACGCCGGGTCACGAAGCCTTTACAGCGATGCGTGCACGTGGTGCTCAAGTAACAGATATAGCGATTATTGTTGCTGCAGCGGATGACGATATTATGCCTCAGACTAAAGAAGCAATATCTCATGCACAAGCGGCGGGTGTACCAATCGTGTTTGCAATAAACAAGATTGATAAGCCACACGCTAACCCAGAAAAGATTAAAGAAGGTTTAGCACAAATGAATTTACTAGTAGAAGATTGGGGTGGAAAAATCCAGTCTCATGATATTTCTGCAAAAGTAGGGACAGGTGTTAAAGAATTATTAGAAAAAGTATTGCTTGAAGCAGAATTACTAGAGCTTAAGGCTAATCCTAATAAACCAGCAGTAGGAACAGTAGTAGAAGCCTTTTTAGATAAAGGTAGAGGTTACGTATCTACGGTATTAGTACAAGCGGGTACATTACGTGTTGGAGATTATGTTCTTGCAGGTAAGAATAGTGGAAAAGTAAAAGCAATGCAGGATGAGCGTGGTCATGATGTCGAGGAAGCTGGACCATCAACGCCAGTATCTGTATTAGGTTTAGACGGAGCACCTCAAGCAGGTGATAAGTTTAATGTCTTTGCTGATGAGCGTGAAGCTAAGCAAATTGCTACTAAACGTACACAATTACAACGCGAACAAGACGTAAGAACAACTAAAACATTAACGTTGGCTGAAATTGGTCGTCGTATTGCTTTAGGAACGTTTAAAGAGCTAAATATTATCCTTAAAGGAGATGTGGATGGTTCTGTTGAAGCATTAACAGATTCTTTCCAAAAGTTATCTACTGAAGAAATTCAGGTTAACATCCTTCATAAAGGTGTAGGTGCCATTACAGAAAGTGATGTATTGTTAGCAACAGCTTCAGATGCAATAATCATTGGATTTAATGTGCGTCCTGTTGGAAATGCACGTACAATAGCAGATAGAGAAGAAGTTGATATTAGAACATATTCTATTATTTATGATGCTATTAATGATCTTAAAGATGCTATGGAAGGTATGTTATCTCCAGAGTTGAAAGAAGAGATTACAGGTACAGCAGAAATTAGAGAAATGTTTAAAGTATCTAAAGTAGGTACTATTGCAGGGTGTATGGTTATGAATGGTAAGATCTTCAGAAACTCGCAAATACGTCTTATTAGAGAAGGTGTTGTAGCTTATACAGGAGTCTTGGAATCGTTAAAACGATTTAAAGATGATGTTAGAGAAGTATCAAAAGGTTACGATTGTGGTATGCAAATTAAGAACTACAACGACATTAATGTCGGTGATGTTATTGAAGCTTTCCATGAGGTGGAGGTTAAGAAAAAACTGAAGTAA
- a CDS encoding c-type cytochrome, whose product MRHLIKITIIALVTISFTSCNKNSRPNYQYMPNMYEPVGYEAYQESSAFADGVEAQLPVDGTIPRGYTPFEYTNDIAGYDLAKAELQSPLDSMQFDAPRAKELYTIYCGICHGNKGNGKGNLVTREKILGVPSYDDAGRAINSGSIYHVMYYGKNSMGSYANFLSEEERWQVVAHVMTLKADLEK is encoded by the coding sequence ATGAGACATTTAATTAAAATAACAATTATAGCCTTAGTTACAATTTCATTTACTTCTTGTAATAAGAATTCAAGACCAAACTACCAATACATGCCAAACATGTATGAGCCGGTTGGTTATGAAGCTTATCAAGAATCAAGTGCATTTGCAGACGGAGTAGAAGCACAATTACCAGTAGATGGTACAATTCCTAGAGGGTATACGCCTTTTGAATACACTAATGATATAGCGGGTTATGATTTGGCTAAAGCCGAATTACAATCACCTTTAGATTCTATGCAATTTGATGCGCCAAGAGCGAAAGAATTATATACGATTTATTGTGGTATATGTCACGGTAATAAAGGAAATGGAAAGGGTAATTTAGTGACAAGAGAAAAAATTCTTGGTGTACCTAGTTACGATGACGCAGGAAGAGCGATCAATTCGGGAAGTATTTATCATGTTATGTATTATGGTAAAAACTCAATGGGTTCTTATGCTAACTTTTTAAGCGAAGAAGAACGTTGGCAAGTTGTTGCTCACGTTATGACATTAAAGGCAGACCTAGAAAAATAA